The Nocardioides humi genome includes a region encoding these proteins:
- a CDS encoding GNAT family N-acetyltransferase, translated as MVGVAHVWNSTANDATETYVSRLAVVPEQRGRGLAQALLVAAFAAGRERGATSSSLSTDSRTGALGLYERVGMRPDSTWLHRAVALTGPTDG; from the coding sequence GTGGTCGGCGTCGCCCACGTCTGGAACAGCACCGCGAACGACGCCACGGAGACCTACGTGTCGAGGCTGGCCGTCGTGCCGGAGCAGCGCGGCCGCGGGCTGGCGCAGGCGCTGCTCGTCGCCGCCTTCGCCGCCGGCCGCGAGCGCGGCGCGACGTCCTCCAGCCTGTCCACGGACTCCCGCACCGGCGCCCTCGGGCTCTACGAGAGGGTCGGCATGCGTCCCGACTCCACCTGGCTGCACCGCGCCGTCGCCCTGACCGGCCCCACTGACGGATAG